One segment of Streptomyces sp. NBC_01463 DNA contains the following:
- a CDS encoding DUF5990 family protein, which translates to MQIHIEGAQLPGLACAPGGDFAGRENIHVGVQRKDRPGELLDLRPGDSVTVRWTLECTAVAGADGVEVSGPYVQNRLGGRFVYLSWGTVDADGLFSMFRRAKLMFADIEEAVLERAVHSGHLTARLPLSDDRGLPLCGRVRPPVISWSAAPA; encoded by the coding sequence ATGCAGATCCACATCGAGGGGGCACAACTGCCCGGGCTCGCCTGCGCTCCCGGCGGCGACTTCGCGGGCCGCGAGAACATCCACGTGGGCGTGCAGCGCAAGGACCGGCCCGGCGAACTTCTCGATCTGCGCCCCGGCGACTCCGTCACCGTCCGCTGGACCCTGGAGTGCACCGCCGTCGCGGGGGCGGACGGCGTCGAGGTGAGCGGGCCGTACGTACAGAACCGGCTCGGCGGGAGATTCGTGTACCTGTCGTGGGGCACGGTCGACGCGGACGGGCTGTTCTCCATGTTCCGGCGGGCCAAGCTGATGTTCGCCGACATCGAGGAAGCCGTTCTGGAGCGGGCCGTGCACTCGGGGCACCTCACCGCCCGGCTGCCGCTCTCGGACGACAGGGGCCTGCCGCTCTGCGGCCGGGTCAGGCCGCCCGTCATCAGCTGGTCCGCCGCTCCGGCCTGA
- a CDS encoding aminotransferase class IV family protein: protein MTNPAAAAFPYAEFDGRPATEDDLRTAALFPYGHFTAMQIRDGRVRGLDLHLERLGSANRELFELPLDGGPVRELVRHALRGAGVADASVRVVGTRPPGATGTTVMVTVREPARMTSEPRSLMSVPYARTAPHLKRPGDFGQMYYGDLARRAGFDDALLTLPDGAVTEGSITNIGFWDGTSVIWPQAPALLGITMALLERELPGTGVRSLRRPVTKDGLAAYRSAFVTNSQGMAPVARIDDTVFTVDEELMKRLGAAYEAAPWDTV from the coding sequence ATGACGAATCCAGCAGCGGCGGCGTTCCCGTACGCCGAGTTCGACGGGCGTCCGGCCACCGAGGACGATCTGCGGACGGCCGCCCTCTTCCCCTACGGCCATTTCACGGCGATGCAGATCAGGGACGGCCGGGTGCGCGGCCTGGACCTGCATCTGGAGCGGCTCGGCTCCGCGAACCGGGAGCTCTTCGAACTCCCCCTGGACGGCGGCCCGGTGCGTGAGCTCGTCCGGCACGCGCTGCGGGGCGCGGGGGTGGCGGACGCCTCGGTGCGGGTGGTCGGGACGAGGCCGCCGGGCGCCACCGGGACGACCGTGATGGTCACGGTGCGCGAGCCGGCCCGGATGACGTCCGAGCCGCGGAGTCTGATGTCCGTCCCGTACGCGCGCACCGCGCCGCACCTCAAGCGCCCCGGGGACTTCGGGCAGATGTACTACGGGGATCTCGCCCGCCGGGCGGGTTTCGACGATGCGCTGCTGACCCTGCCGGACGGTGCGGTGACCGAGGGCTCCATCACCAACATCGGTTTCTGGGACGGCACTTCGGTGATCTGGCCGCAGGCCCCCGCACTGCTGGGCATCACCATGGCGCTGCTGGAGCGGGAGCTGCCGGGCACGGGCGTGCGCTCGCTGCGCCGGCCGGTGACGAAGGACGGACTGGCGGCCTACCGCTCGGCGTTCGTCACCAACTCGCAGGGCATGGCACCGGTCGCCCGGATCGACGACACGGTGTTCACGGTCGACGAGGAGCTGATGAAGCGGCTCGGCGCCGCGTACGAGGCCGCCCCCTGGGACACCGTCTGA
- a CDS encoding NAD(P)H-dependent oxidoreductase, with product MDLTTAATTATALSATAPLKVAVILASNREGRFAPVVADWFRSRTDERPDIATDLVDVAALELPTALSYRPGPEDQALLAEVSGRLADADAFVVITPEYNHSYPAPLKNLIDWHRAEWQAKPVAFVSYGGVSGGLRAVEHLRQVFAELHTVSIRDTVSFHNAGALFDDEGRHKDPAGPDAAAKTLLDQLVWWGRALRDAKAVHPYGG from the coding sequence ATGGACCTCACCACTGCCGCAACCACGGCCACCGCTCTGTCCGCGACCGCCCCGCTGAAGGTCGCGGTCATCCTCGCCAGCAACCGCGAGGGCCGGTTCGCGCCCGTCGTCGCCGACTGGTTCCGCTCCCGCACCGACGAGCGTCCCGACATCGCGACCGACCTGGTCGACGTCGCCGCGCTCGAACTCCCGACCGCGCTCTCCTACCGGCCCGGCCCCGAGGACCAGGCCCTGCTGGCGGAGGTCTCGGGACGGCTGGCGGACGCCGACGCCTTCGTCGTCATCACCCCGGAGTACAACCACTCCTACCCGGCCCCGCTCAAGAACCTCATCGACTGGCACCGCGCCGAATGGCAGGCCAAGCCCGTCGCCTTCGTCTCCTACGGCGGGGTCTCCGGAGGGCTGCGCGCGGTCGAGCACCTGCGGCAGGTCTTCGCCGAACTGCACACCGTCTCGATCCGCGACACCGTCTCCTTCCACAACGCCGGCGCCCTCTTCGACGACGAGGGCCGGCACAAGGACCCGGCGGGCCCCGACGCCGCGGCGAAGACGCTCCTCGACCAGCTGGTCTGGTGGGGCCGGGCACTGCGGGACGCGAAGGCGGTCCATCCGTACGGCGGCTGA
- a CDS encoding divalent-cation tolerance protein CutA — translation MTPPAWLTVLTTTDSEEKAQLLAQGAVEARLAACVQISAPVTSVYRWQNAIETTEEWQLFLKTTAERYEELEAYLQETHDYDTPEIIALPVVRGSARYLGWVSAETAPVTSL, via the coding sequence GTGACACCGCCCGCATGGCTGACCGTGCTGACCACGACGGACAGCGAGGAGAAGGCCCAGCTGCTGGCGCAGGGCGCGGTGGAGGCGAGGCTCGCCGCCTGCGTGCAGATCTCCGCACCCGTCACCTCGGTCTACCGGTGGCAGAACGCCATCGAGACCACCGAGGAGTGGCAGCTCTTCCTCAAGACGACGGCCGAGCGGTACGAGGAGCTGGAGGCCTACCTCCAGGAGACGCACGACTACGACACCCCGGAGATCATCGCCCTGCCGGTGGTCCGGGGCAGCGCCCGCTACCTCGGCTGGGTCTCGGCGGAGACGGCCCCGGTCACCTCGCTCTGA
- a CDS encoding molybdopterin oxidoreductase family protein: MTSTPAAATATHCPYCALQCGMNLRPAAGDAVVEVEERTSFPVNRGALCGKGRSAPAVLSSAVRLTGPLVRDAVSGRLEPAGWDEALARIADGMRGTRARHGADAVGVFGGGGLTNEKAYALGKFARVVLGTSQIDYNGRFCMSSAAAAHQRAFGLDRGLPFPLEDIPRTGCVILVGSNLAETMPPALRYLTELRENGGRLIVIDPRRTRTAEQADLHLAPRPGTDLALALGMLHLVVAQGRVDEEFVRERTSGWDEARAGVMAHWPELVERLTGVPVPQLRTAVELFCDAPSGMVLTARGPEQQAKGTDTVGAWINFALATGRAGRPLSGYGCLTGQGNGQGGREHGQKADQLPGYRKLTDPAARRHVAGVWGVDPDSLPGPGRSAYELLDALGTDVRALLVMGSNPVVSAPHAGHVEERLRSLDFLAVADVVLSETAALADVVLPVTQWAEETGTTTSLEGRVLLRRRAVEAPDGVRSDLEVLNGLAALLGHGKGFPAAPEEVFDELRRASAGGPADYAGITYERIAAEDGVFWPCPDTAHAGTPRLFLDRFATDDGRARFVPVTHRPAAEETDAEYPVVLTTGRVVAQYQSGAQTRRVAELNAAAPGPFVELHPRLAERIGVAEGDPVAVTSRRGRAVAPARITGTIRQDTVFMPFHWAGEGRANTLTNPALDPVSRMPEFKVCAVRLEALATAPVTAPVTAQSEVTGAVSAETQPR, encoded by the coding sequence ATGACCAGCACCCCGGCCGCCGCCACCGCGACCCACTGCCCGTACTGCGCGCTGCAGTGCGGCATGAACCTGCGCCCGGCCGCCGGTGACGCGGTCGTCGAGGTGGAGGAGCGCACCTCCTTCCCGGTGAACCGGGGCGCGCTCTGCGGCAAGGGCCGGTCGGCGCCCGCCGTGCTCTCCTCGGCCGTACGGCTGACCGGGCCGCTGGTACGCGATGCGGTGAGCGGGCGGCTGGAGCCGGCCGGGTGGGACGAGGCGCTGGCCCGGATCGCCGACGGGATGCGGGGGACGCGCGCACGGCACGGGGCCGACGCGGTCGGGGTGTTCGGCGGCGGCGGGCTGACCAACGAGAAGGCGTACGCACTCGGGAAGTTCGCCCGGGTGGTGCTCGGCACCTCGCAGATCGACTACAACGGACGGTTCTGCATGTCGTCGGCGGCCGCCGCGCACCAGCGGGCCTTCGGGCTCGACCGCGGGCTGCCGTTCCCGCTGGAGGACATCCCGCGCACCGGGTGCGTGATCCTGGTGGGTTCCAACCTCGCGGAGACGATGCCGCCCGCGCTGCGCTATCTGACCGAGCTGCGCGAGAACGGCGGCCGGCTGATCGTCATCGACCCGCGCCGCACCCGGACCGCCGAGCAGGCGGACCTCCATCTGGCGCCCAGGCCCGGCACCGATCTGGCGCTGGCGCTCGGCATGCTGCACCTGGTGGTGGCGCAGGGGCGGGTGGACGAGGAGTTCGTCCGGGAGCGCACCAGCGGCTGGGACGAGGCGCGGGCCGGGGTGATGGCCCACTGGCCGGAGCTGGTGGAGCGGCTGACGGGGGTTCCGGTGCCGCAGCTGCGGACGGCCGTGGAGCTGTTCTGTGACGCGCCGAGCGGCATGGTGCTGACCGCGCGCGGACCCGAGCAGCAGGCGAAGGGCACGGACACGGTCGGCGCCTGGATCAACTTCGCGCTGGCCACCGGGCGCGCGGGCCGTCCGCTGTCCGGCTACGGCTGTCTGACCGGGCAGGGCAACGGCCAGGGCGGCCGCGAGCACGGCCAGAAGGCCGATCAGCTGCCCGGCTACCGCAAGCTCACCGATCCGGCGGCGCGCCGCCATGTCGCCGGGGTGTGGGGAGTCGACCCCGACTCGCTGCCGGGGCCGGGGCGCAGCGCCTACGAGCTGCTGGACGCACTGGGCACCGATGTGCGGGCGCTGCTGGTGATGGGGTCGAACCCGGTGGTGTCGGCGCCGCACGCGGGGCATGTGGAGGAGCGGCTGCGGTCGCTGGACTTCCTCGCGGTCGCCGATGTGGTGCTGTCGGAGACGGCCGCCCTGGCCGATGTGGTGCTGCCGGTGACGCAGTGGGCCGAGGAGACCGGGACGACCACCAGTCTGGAGGGCAGGGTGCTGCTGCGCCGGCGCGCGGTCGAGGCGCCCGACGGCGTGCGCAGTGATCTGGAGGTGCTGAACGGGCTGGCCGCCCTCCTCGGCCACGGGAAGGGTTTCCCGGCCGCCCCGGAGGAGGTCTTCGACGAGCTGCGGCGGGCCTCGGCGGGCGGCCCCGCGGACTACGCGGGCATCACGTACGAGCGGATCGCGGCCGAGGACGGGGTGTTCTGGCCGTGCCCGGACACCGCGCACGCCGGTACGCCGCGGCTGTTCCTCGACCGGTTCGCGACGGACGACGGGCGGGCCCGGTTCGTTCCCGTGACGCACCGGCCGGCCGCGGAGGAGACGGACGCGGAGTACCCGGTGGTGCTGACCACGGGCCGGGTCGTCGCCCAGTACCAGTCGGGGGCGCAGACCCGCCGGGTGGCGGAGCTGAACGCCGCGGCCCCGGGCCCCTTCGTGGAGCTCCATCCGCGGCTCGCGGAGCGGATCGGGGTGGCCGAGGGCGATCCGGTCGCGGTCACCTCACGCCGGGGCCGGGCGGTGGCGCCCGCGCGGATCACCGGGACGATCCGGCAGGACACCGTGTTCATGCCGTTCCACTGGGCGGGTGAGGGCAGGGCCAACACCCTGACCAATCCGGCGCTCGACCCGGTGTCGCGGATGCCGGAGTTCAAGGTGTGCGCGGTGCGGCTGGAGGCTCTGGCCACCGCCCCCGTCACCGCCCCCGTCACCGCTCAGAGCGAGGTGACCGGGGCCGTCTCCGCCGAGACCCAGCCGAGGTAG
- a CDS encoding YdcF family protein, translating to MRLRPRSGGAVLARLRKAARLRPRLPRTRRGRRRAVQGVMAACVLALAPATWMHTVADARVRTAADVPAQQVAVVFGAGLWDGKPSPYLANRLRTAAGLYRDGKVKVVLVTGDNSRKEYDEPDAMRTFLVAHGVPDTRIVSDFAGFDTWDSCVRARKIFGVDRAVLVSQGFHIRRAIALCRAAGIDAYGVGVDAVHDVTWYYGGTREVFAAGKAALDALFTPDPHFLGPRETGVTRALAEAAR from the coding sequence ATGCGGCTGAGGCCACGGAGCGGAGGGGCGGTGCTGGCGCGGCTGCGGAAGGCCGCCCGGTTGCGGCCGCGGCTGCCGCGGACCCGGCGGGGGCGGCGGCGGGCCGTGCAGGGCGTGATGGCCGCCTGTGTGCTGGCGCTGGCTCCGGCCACCTGGATGCACACGGTCGCGGACGCCCGGGTCAGGACCGCGGCGGACGTGCCCGCGCAGCAGGTCGCGGTGGTGTTCGGGGCGGGGCTGTGGGACGGGAAGCCGTCCCCGTACCTCGCGAACCGGCTGCGGACCGCGGCCGGGCTCTACCGGGACGGGAAGGTGAAGGTCGTGCTGGTGACCGGTGACAACAGCCGGAAGGAGTACGACGAGCCGGACGCGATGCGCACCTTCCTCGTCGCGCACGGCGTGCCGGACACCAGGATCGTCAGCGACTTCGCCGGCTTCGACACCTGGGACTCGTGCGTGCGGGCCAGGAAGATCTTCGGGGTGGACCGGGCGGTGCTGGTGAGCCAGGGCTTCCACATCCGGCGCGCGATCGCGCTGTGCCGGGCGGCGGGCATCGACGCGTACGGCGTCGGGGTCGACGCCGTACACGATGTGACCTGGTACTACGGCGGCACCCGGGAGGTGTTCGCGGCGGGGAAGGCGGCCCTGGACGCCCTGTTCACCCCGGACCCGCACTTCCTGGGGCCGCGGGAGACGGGCGTGACGCGGGCCCTCGCCGAGGCCGCCCGGTGA
- a CDS encoding Cof-type HAD-IIB family hydrolase, giving the protein MIASDLDGTLLRNDGTLSPRTLRALRTAEDAGAEIVIVTARPPRFVDRLAEATGLLGTAVCSNGALVYDIATRTVVSSRVLPLTTAQRVATAIAAVIPGIGFALETGNQVLYEPAYRLRMSEDVGAELPVPSLADLWLTEAPVTKLLAWSDRLDADTLLAAVRQGAGDEVQLTHSGGRGLLEISAPGVTKAGTLAALCAGRGIEAGEVIAFGDMPNDLTVLAWAGTGYAMANAHPAVLAAVPVHTATNEEDGVADVIERLFASRVRPEPAT; this is encoded by the coding sequence CTGATCGCGTCCGATCTGGACGGCACCCTGCTCCGTAACGACGGCACCCTCTCGCCGCGCACCCTGAGAGCCCTGCGCACGGCGGAGGACGCCGGCGCGGAGATCGTCATCGTCACCGCGAGGCCGCCCCGCTTCGTCGACCGGCTCGCCGAGGCCACCGGCCTGCTGGGCACCGCGGTGTGCAGCAACGGCGCCCTCGTCTACGACATCGCGACCCGCACCGTCGTCTCCTCCCGCGTCCTGCCCCTCACCACCGCCCAGCGGGTCGCCACCGCAATCGCCGCCGTGATCCCCGGGATCGGCTTCGCCCTGGAGACCGGCAACCAGGTGCTGTACGAACCCGCCTACCGGCTGCGCATGTCCGAGGACGTCGGCGCCGAACTCCCCGTCCCCTCCCTCGCCGACCTGTGGCTGACCGAGGCCCCCGTCACCAAGCTGCTCGCCTGGTCGGACCGGCTCGACGCCGACACCCTGCTGGCCGCCGTCCGGCAGGGCGCGGGCGACGAGGTGCAGCTCACCCACTCGGGCGGGCGCGGCCTGCTGGAGATCAGCGCGCCGGGCGTCACCAAGGCCGGCACCCTGGCAGCGCTCTGCGCCGGGCGGGGCATCGAAGCCGGCGAGGTCATCGCCTTCGGCGACATGCCCAACGACCTCACCGTCCTCGCCTGGGCCGGAACCGGCTACGCCATGGCCAACGCCCACCCGGCCGTGCTCGCCGCCGTGCCGGTGCACACCGCCACCAACGAGGAGGACGGGGTCGCCGACGTCATCGAGCGGCTCTTCGCCTCGCGGGTACGGCCCGAACCCGCGACCTGA
- a CDS encoding sirohydrochlorin chelatase, giving the protein MTESAPENPQESPPLDSTAQMLTRITAQLGTQLSLVSLNGTRRPMHRTRQQPPHRNVSPLTPAAPALVAVAHGSRDPRALHTVTELLDRVRELRPGLDVRLGHIELNEPLLPQTLHTLGSGEAVLVPLLLGRGYHVKQDIPEAVAGAPALRTRTAGPLGPHPLLVEALHGRLAEAGWRPSDDGSRDSAVVLAAAGSRDPESAAGTRRTAQLLSERLGGVPVVPAYASAATPTVPAALRALAARGRRRVAVASYFTAPGRFASAAAGAAPWIAAAPLGAHPAMARLLLHRYDQARAAAHESLMNTRFLASA; this is encoded by the coding sequence ATGACGGAGTCGGCACCGGAAAACCCCCAGGAGTCCCCGCCTCTCGACAGCACGGCGCAAATGTTGACCCGCATCACCGCACAGCTCGGCACCCAGCTCAGCCTCGTCTCCCTGAACGGAACCCGACGGCCCATGCACCGCACCCGGCAGCAGCCCCCGCACCGCAACGTGAGCCCGCTGACCCCCGCCGCCCCCGCCCTCGTCGCCGTCGCGCACGGCAGCCGGGACCCGCGGGCGCTGCACACGGTGACGGAACTCCTGGACCGGGTACGGGAGCTGCGGCCGGGGCTCGACGTCCGGCTCGGCCACATCGAGCTCAACGAACCCCTCCTCCCGCAGACCCTGCACACCCTGGGCAGCGGCGAGGCGGTCCTCGTGCCGCTGCTGCTCGGCCGCGGCTACCACGTGAAGCAGGACATCCCGGAGGCCGTCGCCGGCGCACCCGCCCTGCGCACCCGCACCGCGGGCCCCCTCGGACCGCACCCGCTGCTGGTCGAGGCGCTACACGGCCGGCTCGCCGAGGCGGGCTGGCGCCCCTCGGACGACGGGAGCCGCGACAGCGCCGTGGTGCTGGCCGCCGCCGGATCGCGGGACCCCGAATCGGCCGCCGGCACGCGCCGCACGGCGCAGCTGCTCAGCGAGCGGCTCGGCGGGGTGCCCGTCGTGCCCGCGTACGCCTCCGCGGCGACACCGACCGTCCCGGCCGCCCTGCGCGCCCTGGCCGCCCGAGGCCGCCGACGGGTCGCCGTCGCCTCGTACTTCACCGCCCCCGGACGCTTCGCGTCCGCCGCGGCAGGGGCCGCCCCCTGGATCGCCGCCGCCCCGCTCGGCGCCCACCCGGCGATGGCACGACTGCTCCTGCACCGCTACGACCAGGCACGGGCGGCCGCACACGAAAGCCTGATGAACACACGATTCCTGGCCTCTGCCTGA
- a CDS encoding deoxyguanosinetriphosphate triphosphohydrolase, with protein MDGIDGFDGTDSTYGTQDPGTAPYGAADAERWDTEPDKRPGRTAFQRDRARVLHSAALRRLAGKTQVVTPGTRSHAWDASPRTRLTHSLECAQVGRELGAALGCDPDLVETACLSHDMGHPPFGHNGEQALNDFASDCGGFEGNAQSLRLLTRLEPKRFVPDTRTGEPASVGLNLTRAALDAATKYPWPRGAHPTDPGSPKFGVYEDDLPVFHWFRKGAPQDRKCFEAQVMDWSDDVAYSVHDFEDGLHAGHIDPNCLDAEPERQEIWAVAIGRYVPADTDPQELSDALDRLIGQDWWPHGYDGSAVAQARLKDATSQLIGRFCLAAESATRQAHGTGRLGRYAAELVVPREARHECAVLKAVADRYVMQRAEQEAIRADQRIIIAELAAALTARAPEGLEPQLRALYEAAPDDRARKRVLVDQIAALTDASARTLHLSLTAPRG; from the coding sequence ATGGACGGCATCGACGGCTTCGACGGCACGGACAGTACGTACGGCACGCAGGACCCCGGCACGGCTCCCTACGGTGCCGCCGACGCCGAGCGCTGGGACACCGAACCGGACAAACGGCCGGGACGCACCGCCTTCCAGCGCGACCGCGCCCGGGTGCTGCACTCCGCCGCGCTGCGCAGACTCGCCGGGAAGACCCAGGTCGTCACCCCCGGCACCCGCAGTCACGCCTGGGACGCCAGCCCGCGGACCCGGCTCACGCACTCGCTGGAGTGCGCCCAGGTCGGCCGGGAACTCGGCGCCGCGCTCGGCTGCGACCCCGACCTGGTCGAGACGGCCTGCCTCTCCCACGACATGGGCCACCCGCCCTTCGGGCACAACGGCGAACAGGCGCTCAACGACTTCGCCTCCGACTGCGGCGGATTCGAGGGCAACGCCCAGTCGCTGCGGCTGCTGACCCGGCTCGAACCCAAGCGCTTCGTCCCCGACACCCGCACCGGTGAGCCGGCCAGCGTCGGACTCAACCTCACCCGCGCCGCGCTCGACGCCGCCACGAAGTACCCCTGGCCCCGGGGCGCCCACCCCACCGACCCCGGCTCACCGAAGTTCGGGGTGTACGAGGACGACCTGCCGGTCTTCCACTGGTTCCGCAAGGGCGCCCCGCAGGACCGCAAGTGCTTCGAGGCCCAGGTGATGGACTGGTCCGACGACGTGGCGTACTCGGTGCACGACTTCGAGGACGGGCTGCACGCCGGCCACATCGACCCCAACTGCCTCGACGCCGAACCGGAGCGCCAGGAGATCTGGGCCGTCGCCATCGGACGGTACGTCCCGGCGGACACCGATCCGCAGGAACTGTCCGACGCCCTGGACCGCCTGATCGGCCAGGACTGGTGGCCGCACGGCTACGACGGATCGGCCGTCGCCCAGGCCCGGCTCAAGGACGCGACCAGCCAGCTGATCGGCCGCTTCTGCCTCGCCGCCGAGAGCGCGACCCGGCAGGCTCACGGCACCGGGCGCCTGGGCAGATACGCGGCCGAGCTCGTCGTCCCCCGCGAGGCCCGCCACGAATGCGCGGTCCTCAAGGCGGTCGCCGACCGGTACGTCATGCAGCGCGCCGAACAGGAGGCGATCCGCGCCGACCAGCGCATCATCATCGCCGAACTGGCCGCCGCCCTGACCGCCCGGGCACCGGAGGGACTGGAGCCCCAGCTGCGCGCGCTCTACGAGGCGGCCCCCGACGACCGGGCCCGCAAGCGGGTCCTGGTCGACCAGATCGCCGCCCTGACCGACGCCTCGGCCCGTACCCTGCACCTCTCGCTCACCGCTCCGCGCGGCTGA
- a CDS encoding FAD-dependent oxidoreductase — protein sequence MVDAHRTFVIVGGGLAGAKAAETLRSEGFSGRVILIGDERDHPYERPPLSKGYLAGKEDRDSVFVHETAWYAGADVELHLGQPVTALNREARSVELGDGTVIHYDKLLLATGAEPRRLDIPGTGLAGVHHLRRLAHADRLRNVLAALGRDNGHLVIAGAGWIGLEVAAAARGYGAEVTVVEPEATPLLRVIGPELGQIFTDLHSDHGVRFHFGGRLTEIVGQDGMVLAVRTDDGEEHPAHDVLAAIGAAPRAALAEAAGLETVPRAQGGGIAVDASLRTSDPHVFAAGDVANVAHPLLGTRLRVEHWANALNSGPAAARAMLGQEVSYDRVPYFFSDQYDLGLEYSGWAPPGSYDQVVIRGDAGKREFIAFWLKDRKVLAGMNVNVWDVTETVQELIRAAQPVDPDALADPSVPLESLI from the coding sequence GTGGTCGACGCACATCGGACGTTCGTCATTGTCGGCGGAGGACTGGCCGGAGCGAAGGCAGCGGAGACGCTCCGGTCGGAGGGGTTCAGCGGCCGGGTCATCCTGATCGGCGACGAACGCGACCACCCGTACGAACGTCCACCGCTGTCCAAGGGATACCTGGCCGGGAAGGAGGACCGCGACAGCGTCTTCGTCCACGAGACCGCCTGGTACGCGGGGGCCGACGTCGAACTCCACCTCGGCCAGCCCGTCACCGCACTGAACCGTGAGGCCCGCTCCGTGGAGCTCGGCGACGGCACGGTCATCCACTACGACAAGCTGCTGCTGGCGACCGGCGCCGAACCGCGCCGCCTCGACATCCCCGGCACCGGCCTGGCGGGCGTCCACCATCTGCGCCGCCTGGCCCACGCCGACCGGCTGCGCAACGTCCTCGCCGCGCTCGGCCGCGACAACGGCCACCTGGTGATCGCCGGGGCCGGCTGGATCGGCCTGGAGGTCGCGGCGGCGGCCCGCGGCTACGGCGCCGAGGTCACCGTCGTCGAACCGGAGGCCACCCCGCTGCTCCGCGTCATCGGCCCCGAGCTCGGACAGATCTTCACCGACCTGCACAGCGACCACGGCGTCCGCTTCCACTTCGGCGGCCGGCTCACCGAGATCGTCGGCCAGGACGGCATGGTCCTCGCGGTCCGCACCGACGACGGCGAGGAGCACCCCGCCCACGACGTCCTCGCCGCGATCGGCGCCGCCCCGCGGGCCGCCCTCGCCGAGGCCGCCGGGCTGGAGACCGTCCCGCGCGCCCAGGGCGGCGGCATCGCCGTGGACGCCTCGCTGCGCACCAGCGACCCGCACGTCTTCGCCGCCGGTGACGTGGCCAACGTGGCCCACCCGCTGCTCGGCACCCGGCTGCGGGTGGAGCACTGGGCCAACGCGCTGAACAGCGGACCGGCGGCGGCCCGCGCCATGCTCGGCCAGGAGGTCTCCTACGACCGGGTGCCGTACTTCTTCTCCGACCAGTACGACCTCGGCCTCGAGTACTCGGGCTGGGCGCCGCCCGGCAGCTACGACCAGGTCGTGATCCGCGGCGACGCGGGCAAGCGCGAGTTCATCGCGTTCTGGCTGAAGGACCGCAAGGTGCTCGCCGGGATGAACGTGAACGTGTGGGACGTCACGGAAACCGTGCAGGAACTGATCCGGGCCGCCCAGCCGGTAGACCCGGACGCCCTCGCCGACCCGTCCGTCCCCCTGGAGTCCCTGATCTGA